Proteins encoded in a region of the Panthera tigris isolate Pti1 chromosome B2, P.tigris_Pti1_mat1.1, whole genome shotgun sequence genome:
- the LOC102967020 gene encoding complement C4-A, protein MRLLWGLIWMSNFFALSLQKPRLLLFSPSVVHLGVPLSVGLQLQDAPRGQVVTGSVFLRNPSGLKALCSPQVDFTLSSEKDFVLLSLQVSLKDAESCGLHLLLGGPEVQLVAKSPWLKNYLSRNTDIQGVNLRFSSRRGHLFLQTDQPVYNPGQRVRYRVFALDQNMRPSTDTLTVTVENSHGLLVRKKEVYTPSSLFQDDFVIPDISEPGTWKISARFSDGRESNSSTQFEVKKYVLPNFEVKIVPGKPYILTTPGFLDEIQLDVQARYIYGKPVQGVAYVRFGLLGEDGDKTFLRGLESQTKLVDGQCHISLSKAEVQGALEKLKVNVADLPGLRLYVAAAIIESPGGEMEEAELTSWRFVSSPFSLDLSKTKRHLVPGAPFLLQALVRDMSGSPASGVPVKVSATLSSGSASRIQDFERNTDGSGQVIIPIATSPTISEVQLLVSAGSPHPAIGRFAVRAPRSGSPFLSIVRPDPRPPRVGDTLNLNLQAVGISGDSFSHYYYMILSRGRIVSVNREPRGELTSVSVFVDHHLVPSFYLVAFYYHGGIPVANSLRVDVQVGACEGKLELNVDSSKTYHPGEPVKLQLQTDSPALVALGAVDMALYAVGGRSHKPLNMGKVFEVMNSYDLGCGPGGGDNARQVFEAAGLAFSDGDVLTSVRKSMSCPKEKKTRKKRNVNFQKAIHEKLGEYASQEARRCCQDGLIRLPMIRSCEQRAARVRQPGCREPFLSCCQFAESLRKKSQSRSQGGLARALEALQEEDLIDEDDIAVRSFFPENWLWRVETVDRFYQLSQVLPDSLTTWEIHGVSLSASTGLCVATPAQLRVFREFHLHLRLPLSVRRFEQLELRPVLYNYLDKNLTVSVHVTPVEGLCLAGGGGLAQSVLVPASSARPVGFSVVPMAAAAVSLKVVARGSLEFPVGDAVSKVLQIQKEGAIHTEEMVYELNPLDHRGRTLEIPGNSDPNIIPDGDFSSFVRVTASDPLDTLGSKGALSPGGLASLLRVPTGCGEQTMILLAPTLAASRYLDKTEQWSTLPPETKDHAVDLIQKGYMRIQQFRKTDGSYGAWIQRDSSTWLTAFVLKVLSLAQEQVGGSPEKLQETARWLLSQQQADGSFQDPHPVIHRAMQGGLVGDDETVALTAFVVIALQHGLAVFQDGNAEQLKQKVQTSISKANTFLGERASAGILGGHAAAITAYALTLTKAPEDLRRVAHNNLMAMAQKTGDNVYWGSVTGSQSNVVPPTLAPRSPADPLPQAPALWIETTAYSLLHLLLQEGKSETADHAAAWLTHQGSFQGGFRSTQDTVMALDALSAYWIASHTMEERGLNVTLSSIGRNGFKSHELQLNNHQVQGLEEELEFSLGSKINVKIGGNSKGTLKILRTYNVLDMKNTTCEDLHIEVTVMGHVEYTMEANEDYEDYVYEELPAKDDPDTGSQTVTPLQLFERRRSRRRREAPKVADEQESRVQYTVCIWRKDKVGLLGMAIADITLLSGFNALRADLEKLTSLSDQYVSHFETEGPHVLLYFDSVPTSRECVGFGAVQEVAVGLVQPASATLYDYYNPEHKCSIFYGAPTKSKLLSTLCSADVCQCAEGKCPRQRRALERGLQEEAGYRMKFACYYPRVQYGFQVKVLREDGRAAFRLFETRISQVLHFTKDTKATAGQTRNFLVRASCRLRLEPGKEYLILGLDGATYDLKGDPQYLLDSNSWVEEMPSERLCRSTRHREACAQLNDFLEVYGSQGCQV, encoded by the exons ATGAGGCTCCTCTGGGGGCTGATCTGGATGTCCAACTTCTTCGCCTTGTCTCTGCAGAAGCCCAG GTTGctcctgttttctccttctgTGGTTCACCTGGGGGTTCCTCTATCAGTGGGGCTACAGCTCCAGGATGCTCCCCGGGGACAGGTCGTGACAGGATCAGTGTTCCTGAGAAACCCATCCGGCTTGAAAGCACTCTGCTCCCCACAGGTGGACTTCACCCTCAGCTCAGAAAAAGACTTTGTGCTCCTTAGCCTCCAG GTCTCCCTGAAAGATGCAGAAAGCTGtggcctccacctcctccttggTGGCCCTGAGGTCCAGCTAGTGGCCAAGTCACCGTGGCTGAAGAATTATCTGTCCAGAAATACAGACATTCAGGGTGTCAACCTGCGTTTCTCCTCTCGCCGAGGGCATCTCTTTCTGCAGACTGACCAGCCCGTTTATAACCCTGGCCAGCggg TTCGGTACCGAGTCTTTGCTCTGGATCAGAACATGCGCCCATCCACTGACACTCTTACGGTTACAGTAGAG AACTCTCATGGCCTCCTTGTGCGGAAGAAGGAAGTGtacactccctcctccctcttccaggATGACTTTGTGATTCCCGATATCTCAGA gCCAGGGACATGGAAGATCTCAGCCCGGTTCTCAGACGGCCGAGAATCTAACAGCAGCACCCAGTTTGAGGTGAAGAAGTATG TCCTTCCCAACTTTGAGGTGAAGATTGTTCCCGGAAAGCCCTACATCCTGACAACGCCTGGCTTTCTTGATGAAATCCAATTAGACGTCCAGGCCAG GTACATCTATGGGAAGCCAGTGCAAGGGGTGGCATATGTGCGCTTCGGGCTCCTGGGTGAGGATGGTGATAAGACTTTCCTTCGGGGGCTGGAGAGTCAGACCAAg CTGGTAGATGGCCAGTGCCATATTTCCCTCTCAAAGGCTGAGGTTCAGGGTGCCCTTGAGAAGCTTAAGGTTAATGTTGCTGACCTCCCGGGGCTGCGCCTCTATGTTGCAGCTGCCATCATTGAGTCTCCAG GGGGAgagatggaggaagcagagctcACATCTTGGCGTTTTGTGTCATCTCCCTTCTCCTTGGATCTTAGCAAGACTAAGCGACACCTCGTGCCTGGGGCCCCCTTTCTGCTGCAG GCCCTGGTCCGAGACATGTCTGGCTCCCCAGCTTCTGGTGTTCCTGTCAAAGTTTCTGCCACGTTGTCTTCTGGATCTGCTTCTAGAATCCAGGACTTTGAACGAAACACAGATGGGAGCGGCCAAGTCATTATTCCCATTGCTACCTCTCCGACCATCTCAGAAGTGCAGCTCTTG GTGTCTGCAGGCTCCCCTCATCCAGCCATAGGCAGGTTTGCTGTGAGAGCCCCACGCTCAGGCTCCCCATTCCTGTCCATTGTGCGGCCAGATCCTCGACCCCCTCGTGTCGGGGACACTCTCAACCTGAATCTGCAAGCTGTGGGCATCAGTGGGGACAGCTTCTCTCATTACTACTACATG ATCCTATCCCGGGGCCGGATCGTGTCTGTGAATCGAGAGCCCAGAGGGGAACTGACCTCAGTCTCTGTGTTTGTGGACCATCACTTGGTACCCTCCTTCTACCTTGTGGCCTTCTACTATCATGGGGGCATCCCAGTGGCCAACTCCCTTCGAGTGGACGTCCAGGTCGGGGCCTGTGAGGGCAAG CTGGAGCTGAATGTGGACAGCAGCAAGACGTATCATCCTGGGGAGCCTGTAAAGCTCCAGTTGCAAACAGATTCTCCAGCCCTGGTGGCACTGGGAGCTGTGGACATGGCTTTGTATGCTGTGGGTGGGAGGTCCCACAAACCCCTCAACATGGGCAAG GTCTTCGAAGTTATGAACAGCTATGACCTTGGCTGTGGTCCTGGAGGTGGGGACAATGCCCGTCAGGTGTTTGAGGCAGCTGGTCTGGCCTTTTCTGATGGAGACGTATTGACTTCAGTCAGAAAGA GTATGAGCTGTCCCAAGGAGAAGAAAACCCGGAAAAAGAGAAACGTGAACTTCCAAAAGGCGATTCATGAGAAGC TGGGCGAGTATGCTTCCCAGGAAGCCAGGCGCTGCTGCCAGGATGGGCTGATACGGTTGCCCATGATACGCTCCTGTGAGCAGCGGGCGGCTCGTGTGCGGCAGCCAGGCTGCCGGGAGCCCTTCCTGTCCTGCTGCCAGTTTGCGGAGAGCCTGCGCAAGAAGTCCCAGTCCAGGAGCCAGGGGGGCCTTGCCCGAG CCCTAGAGGCCCTGCAGGAGGAGGACCTGATCGATGAAGATGACATTGCTGTGCGTAGCTTCTTCCCGGAGAACTGGCTCTGGAGAGTGGAAACAGTGGACCGCTTCTACCA ATTGTCACAGGTGCTTCCTGACTCTCTGACCACATGGGAGATCCATGGTGTGAGCTTGTCTGCAAGCACAG GCCTGTGTGTGGCTACACCGGCCCAGCTCCGAGTGTTCCGTGAATTCCACCTGCACCTCCGCCTGCCCCTCTCTGTCCGCCGCTTTGAGCAGCTTGAGCTGCGACCTGTCCTCTACAACTACCTGGATAAAAATCTGACC GTGAGCGTCCATGTGACCCCAGTGGAGGGGCTGTgcctggctggagggggagggctgGCCCAGAGTGTACTGGTACCTGCGAGCTCTGCCCGGCCTGTTGGCTTCTCTGTGGTGCCCATGGCAGCTGCTGCTGTGTCCCTGAAGGTGGTGGCTCGAGGGTCCTTGGAGTTCCCTGTGGGGGATGCAGTGTCTAAGGTTCTACAAATTCAG AAGGAAGGGGCCATCCACACGGAGGAGATGGTCTATGAACTCAATCCCCTGG ACCACCGAGGCCGGACCTTGGAGATTCCTGGCAACTCTGATCCCAATATCATTCCTGATGGAGATTTCAGCAGCTTTGTCAGGGTTACAG CCTCAGATCCATTGGACACTTTGGGCTCTAAAGGGGCCTTGTCGCCAGGAGGCCTTGCCTCCCTCCTGAGAGTTCCCACCGGCTGCGGGGAACAAACCATGATCCTCTTGGCTCCAACACTGGCCGCTTCCCGCTACCTGGACAAGACAGAGCAGTGGAGCACACTGCCCCCCGAGACCAAGGACCACGCTGTGGATCTGATCCAGAAAG GCTACATGCGGATCCAGCAGTTTCGGAAGACAGATGGTTCCTATGGGGCTTGGATACAACGGGACAGCAGCACCTG GCTCACGGCTTTTGTGCTGAAGGTACTGAGTTTGGCTCAGGAGCAGGTGGGCGGCTCACCTGAAAAGCTGCAGGAGACGGCCAGGTGGCTGCTGTCCCAGCAGCAGGCTGACGGTTCATTCCAGGACCCCCACCCGGTCATACACAGGGCCATGCAG GGGGGCTTGGTGGGAGATGATGAGACTGTAGCACTCACGGCCTTTGTGGTCATCGCCCTTCAGCATGGGCTGGCCGTCTTCCAGGACGGCAACGCAGAGCAGCTGAAGCAGAAAGTG CAAACCTCCATCTCAAAAGCAAATACTTTcctgggagagagagcaagcgctgGGATCCTGGGGGGTCACGCAGCTGCCATCACTGCCTATGCCCTGACTCTCACCAAGGCTCCCGAGGACTTGCGGCGTGTTGCCCACAACAATCTCATGGCCATGGCCCAGAAGACTGGAG ATAATGTGTACTGGGGCTCAGTCACTGGTTCTCAGAGCAATGTCGTCCCACCCACTCTGGCTCCTCGCAGCCCGGCagaccccctgccccaggccccagccctgtGGATTGAAACCACAGCCTACAGCCTGCTCCACCTGCTGCTACAGGAGGGCAAGTCAGAGACGGCCGACCATGCTGCAGCCTGGCTTACTCACCAGGGCAGCTTCCAAGGGGGATTCCGCAGCACCCAG GACACGGTGATGGCCTTGGATGCTCTGTCTGCATACTGGATTGCTTCCCACACCATGGAAGAGAGGGGGCTCAATGTGACTCTCAGCTCCATAGGCCGcaatgggttcaagtcccatgagCTGCAGCTGAACAACCACCAAGTTCAGGGCCTAGAGGAGGAGCTGGAG TTTTCCTTGGGCAGCAAGATTAATGTGAAGATAGGAGGAAACAGCAAAGGGACCTTGAAG ATCCTTCGTACCTACAATGTCCTGGACATGAAGAACACAACCTGTGAGGATCTTCATATTGAAGTTACAGTCATGGGCCATGTCGAATACACAA TGGAAGCAAATGAGGACTATGAGGACTATGTGTATGAGGAGCTTCCAGCTAAGGATGATCCAGACACCGGTTCCCAGACTGTGACACCCCTGCAGCTGTTTGAGAGACGGCGGAGCCGCCGCCGGCGGGAGGCACCCAAGGTGGCTGATGAACAGGAGTCCAGAGTGCAGTACACTGTGTGCATCTG GCGGAAAGACAAGGTGGGGCTCCTGGGCATGGCCATTGCTGATATCACCCTGCTGAGTGGATTCAATGCCCTGCGTGCTGACCTGGAGAAG CTGACCTCCCTCTCTGACCAATACGTGAGTCATTTCGAGACTGAGGGGCCCCACGTCCTGCTGTACTTTGACTCG GTCCCCACCTCCCGGGAGTGCGTGGGCTTTGGAGCTGTTCAGGAGGTGGCCGTGGGGCTAGTACAGCCGGCTAGTGCAACCCTGTATGATTACTACAACCCCG AGCACAAATGTTCTATCTTCTATGGGGCACCCACTAAGAGCAAACTCTTGTCCACATTGTGCTCTGCTGACGTCTGCCAGTGTGCTGAGG GGAAGTGTCCTCGACAGCGTCGTGCCCTGGAGCGGGGCCTGCAGGAAGAGGCCGGGTACAGAATGAAGTTTGCCTGCTACTACCCCCGAGTGCAGTACG GCTTCCAGGTTAAGGTCCTCCGAGAAGATGGCAGAGCTGCCTTTCGCCTCTTCGAGACCAGAATCAGCCAAGTCCTGCACTTCA CCAAGGACACTAAGGCCACTGCTGGTCAGACCCGAAACTTCCTGGTTCGAGCCTCCTGCCGCCTTCGTTTGGAACCTGGGAAAGAATATTTGATCCTGGGTCTGGACGGGGCTACCTATGACCTCAAGGGAGA CCCCCAGTACCTGCTGGACTCGAATAGCTGGGTTGAGGAGATGCCCTCTGAACGCCTGTGCCGGAGCACCCGCCATCGGGAAGCCTGCGCCCAGCTCAATGACTTCCTTGAGGTGTATGGCTCTCAGGGGTGCCAGGTGTAA
- the LOC102966729 gene encoding steroid 21-hydroxylase isoform X1 produces the protein MLLLGLLLLTALAGARLLWNKWKYRSLHLPPLAPGFLHLLQPDLPIYLLGLTQKLGPVYRLRLGLQDVVVLNSKRTIEEALIRRWVDFAGRPQMPSYKLVSQPYQDLSLGDYSLLWKAHKKLTRSALLLGIRNSMEPLVEQLTQEFCERMRAQAGTPVAIQKEFSFLTCSIICCLTFGDKEDTLVHAFHDCVQDLMKSWEHWFIQVLDIVPFLRFFPNPGLRRLKQALENRDRIVEKQLRQHKDSMVAGQWRDMTDYMLQGMGKPRAEKGHGRLLEGHVHMSVVDLFIGGTETTATTLSWAVAFLLHHPEIQQRLQEELDCELGPGASGSRVPLKDPARLPLLTATIAEVLRLRPVVPLALPHRTTRHSSILGYDIPEGTVVIPNLQGAHLDDTVWEQPHEFRPDRFLVPGTRPRVLAFGCGARVCLGEPLARLELFVVLARLLHAFTLLPPTGPLPSLRPRSHCGINLTMQPFQVRLQPRGAVAPGLSQHQ, from the exons ATGCTACTCCTTGGGCTGCTACTGCTGACCGCACTGGCCGGCGCCCGCCTGCTGTGGAACAAGTGGAAGTACAGGAgcctccacctcccacctcttGCCCCCGGCTTCCTACACCTGCTGCAGCCCGACCTTCCCATCTATCTGCTTGGTCTGACTCAGAAACTGGGCCCTGTCTATAGGCTCCGCCTCGGGCTGCAAG ATGTGGTGGTGCTGAACTCTAAGAGGACCATTGAGGAGGCCCTGATCAGGAGATGGGTGGACTTTGCTGGCAGACCTCAGATGCCCTCCT aTAAGCTGGTATCTCAGCCCTACCAGGACCTCTCACTAGGGGACTATTCCCTGCTCTGGAAGGCTCACAAGAAACTCACCCGCTCGGCCCTGCTGCTGGGCATCCGCAACTCCATGGAGCCACTGGTGGAGCAGCTGACCCAGGAGTTCTGTGAG CGCATGAGAGCCCAGGCCGGCACCCCTGTGGCCATCCAGAAGGAGTTCTCTTTCCTCACCTGCAGCATCATCTGTTGCCTCACCTTTGGAGACAAG GAGGACACCTTAGTACATGCCTTTCATGACTGTGTCCAAGATTTGATGAAAAGCTGGGAGCACTGGTTCATCCAAGTTTTGGACATAGTTCCCTTTCTCAGG TTCTTCCCCAACCCGGGCCTCCGGAGGCTGAAGCAGGCCTTGGAGAACAGGGACCGCATTGTAGAGAAGCAGCTGAGGCAGCACAAG GACAGCATGGTGGCAGGCCAGTGGAGGGACATGACTGACTACATGCTCCAAGGGATGGGGAAGCCAAGAGCGGAAAAGGGCCATGGACGGCTCCTTGAAGGACACGTGCATATGTCTGTGGTGGACCTTTTCATTGGTGGCACCGAGACCACGGCGACCACCCTCTCCTGGGCTGTGGCGTTCTTGCTTCACCACCCTGAG ATTCAGCAGCGACTGCAGGAGGAGCTGGACTGTGAACTGGGCCCTGGGGCTTCAGGCTCCCGAGTCCCGCTCAAAGACCCTGCACGGTTGCCCTTGCTCACCGCCACCATCGCTGAAGTGCTGCGCCTGCGGCCTGTTGTGCCCCTGGCCCTGCCTCACCGCACCACGCGGCATAGCAG CATCTTAGGCTACGACATCCCTGAGGGCACGGTTGTCATCCCCAACCTGCAAGGCGCCCACTTGGACGACACAGTCTGGGAGCAGCCACATGAGTTCCGGCCGG ATCGTTTCCTGGTCCCAGGCACCAGACCGAGAGTGCTGGCCTTTGGCTGCGGAGCGCGAGTGTGCCTGGGCGAGCCGCTGGCACGCCTTGAGCTCTTTGTGGTGCTGGCGCGGCTGCTCCACGCCTTCACGCTGCTGCCCCCCACGGGCCCGCTGCCCTCTCTGCGACCCAGGTCCCACTGTGGCATCAACCTCACAATGCAGCCTTTCCAGGTGCGGCTGCAGCCCCGGGGAGCAGTGGCCCCGGGGCTGAGCCAGCACCAGTGA
- the LOC102966729 gene encoding steroid 21-hydroxylase isoform X2, with protein sequence MGGLCWQTSDALLSTPPLLADKLVSQPYQDLSLGDYSLLWKAHKKLTRSALLLGIRNSMEPLVEQLTQEFCERMRAQAGTPVAIQKEFSFLTCSIICCLTFGDKEDTLVHAFHDCVQDLMKSWEHWFIQVLDIVPFLRFFPNPGLRRLKQALENRDRIVEKQLRQHKDSMVAGQWRDMTDYMLQGMGKPRAEKGHGRLLEGHVHMSVVDLFIGGTETTATTLSWAVAFLLHHPEIQQRLQEELDCELGPGASGSRVPLKDPARLPLLTATIAEVLRLRPVVPLALPHRTTRHSSILGYDIPEGTVVIPNLQGAHLDDTVWEQPHEFRPDRFLVPGTRPRVLAFGCGARVCLGEPLARLELFVVLARLLHAFTLLPPTGPLPSLRPRSHCGINLTMQPFQVRLQPRGAVAPGLSQHQ encoded by the exons ATGGGTGGACTTTGCTGGCAGACCTCAGATGCCCTCCT TTcgacccctcccctactcgcagaTAAGCTGGTATCTCAGCCCTACCAGGACCTCTCACTAGGGGACTATTCCCTGCTCTGGAAGGCTCACAAGAAACTCACCCGCTCGGCCCTGCTGCTGGGCATCCGCAACTCCATGGAGCCACTGGTGGAGCAGCTGACCCAGGAGTTCTGTGAG CGCATGAGAGCCCAGGCCGGCACCCCTGTGGCCATCCAGAAGGAGTTCTCTTTCCTCACCTGCAGCATCATCTGTTGCCTCACCTTTGGAGACAAG GAGGACACCTTAGTACATGCCTTTCATGACTGTGTCCAAGATTTGATGAAAAGCTGGGAGCACTGGTTCATCCAAGTTTTGGACATAGTTCCCTTTCTCAGG TTCTTCCCCAACCCGGGCCTCCGGAGGCTGAAGCAGGCCTTGGAGAACAGGGACCGCATTGTAGAGAAGCAGCTGAGGCAGCACAAG GACAGCATGGTGGCAGGCCAGTGGAGGGACATGACTGACTACATGCTCCAAGGGATGGGGAAGCCAAGAGCGGAAAAGGGCCATGGACGGCTCCTTGAAGGACACGTGCATATGTCTGTGGTGGACCTTTTCATTGGTGGCACCGAGACCACGGCGACCACCCTCTCCTGGGCTGTGGCGTTCTTGCTTCACCACCCTGAG ATTCAGCAGCGACTGCAGGAGGAGCTGGACTGTGAACTGGGCCCTGGGGCTTCAGGCTCCCGAGTCCCGCTCAAAGACCCTGCACGGTTGCCCTTGCTCACCGCCACCATCGCTGAAGTGCTGCGCCTGCGGCCTGTTGTGCCCCTGGCCCTGCCTCACCGCACCACGCGGCATAGCAG CATCTTAGGCTACGACATCCCTGAGGGCACGGTTGTCATCCCCAACCTGCAAGGCGCCCACTTGGACGACACAGTCTGGGAGCAGCCACATGAGTTCCGGCCGG ATCGTTTCCTGGTCCCAGGCACCAGACCGAGAGTGCTGGCCTTTGGCTGCGGAGCGCGAGTGTGCCTGGGCGAGCCGCTGGCACGCCTTGAGCTCTTTGTGGTGCTGGCGCGGCTGCTCCACGCCTTCACGCTGCTGCCCCCCACGGGCCCGCTGCCCTCTCTGCGACCCAGGTCCCACTGTGGCATCAACCTCACAATGCAGCCTTTCCAGGTGCGGCTGCAGCCCCGGGGAGCAGTGGCCCCGGGGCTGAGCCAGCACCAGTGA